Proteins encoded together in one Anaerotignum propionicum DSM 1682 window:
- a CDS encoding sensor domain-containing diguanylate cyclase — protein MKKVILLLFSVAIVLCVFICGISIQFDLRDLSFNQENITYLSKGWQYQTQDDQVREIILPSKIPGDAGKPFQLYRTFQEPVAAGTCLAFRSSHQEVLVTIDDKAIYSFEKPIEILTFPKSPGSAWNIITLPKIRAGQVIKISIHSFYDNYQEKIGEMMLGSKSAILFQIGFDYFPAVFMSILVIIFAVMLILYGVYLFKIRHTTNFLYLGLFAFLLGVWFFAESRFIQFFLGKILLTYQMVFLSIALMPIPGNLFISNALKPKNQHTYDQLAMVSIVNFFLMIIAQALGLVDFYEWMPLSHIIIVLTMILYLHTMAEHIRTGSVGKNRLLFLGFVVFLFFALLNIIYFYISDQFDSALLLRCGTLIALIIVAKGEVDKNLELIKIGMEAAAYKKAAFTDALTQLENRYAFDMYLEEISKEPHEDSMRNAICILDVDGLKFINDSYGHWMGDQLIRNMSECIETVFHDSGRCFRIGGDEFAIILKGEREELKSYLYQLRNEIIDRNINKHSFLSASWGLAFQSDTRGKSIYEAFQLADARMYQDKERKRANKMSTESKEVVSD, from the coding sequence ATGAAAAAAGTAATTCTCTTGCTATTTTCTGTAGCAATAGTTTTATGTGTATTTATTTGCGGGATTTCAATTCAATTTGACTTAAGGGATTTAAGCTTTAATCAGGAGAACATTACTTATTTATCCAAAGGTTGGCAATATCAAACGCAAGATGATCAGGTTAGAGAAATCATCCTTCCCAGCAAGATACCTGGCGACGCAGGAAAACCATTTCAGCTATATAGAACCTTCCAAGAACCTGTTGCAGCTGGTACTTGTTTGGCTTTTCGCTCTTCCCATCAAGAGGTACTTGTAACAATCGATGATAAAGCAATTTATTCTTTTGAAAAACCTATAGAGATTCTGACCTTTCCGAAATCACCAGGCAGTGCATGGAATATCATTACATTACCGAAAATTCGTGCAGGACAGGTCATCAAAATTTCAATCCATTCGTTTTATGACAATTATCAAGAAAAAATCGGGGAAATGATGCTGGGCAGTAAAAGCGCAATTTTATTTCAAATTGGGTTTGACTACTTTCCGGCGGTTTTTATGAGTATTTTAGTCATTATATTTGCCGTGATGTTAATTCTTTATGGAGTTTATTTATTCAAAATACGACACACCACAAACTTTTTATATCTCGGTCTGTTTGCATTTCTACTGGGGGTTTGGTTTTTTGCCGAATCCAGATTCATTCAATTTTTCTTGGGAAAGATTTTATTGACATATCAAATGGTTTTTCTTTCAATTGCTTTAATGCCTATACCGGGGAATTTATTTATCAGCAATGCATTAAAACCAAAAAATCAACATACATACGATCAATTAGCCATGGTATCCATTGTTAATTTTTTCTTAATGATTATTGCACAAGCCTTGGGGCTTGTGGATTTTTATGAATGGATGCCTTTGTCTCATATCATTATTGTTTTAACGATGATTTTATATTTGCATACTATGGCAGAACATATCAGAACCGGTTCAGTGGGAAAAAATCGATTATTGTTTCTTGGTTTTGTGGTTTTTCTTTTTTTTGCATTGTTAAATATAATTTATTTTTATATTTCTGATCAATTTGACAGTGCCCTATTGCTTCGTTGTGGAACTCTAATTGCTTTGATTATTGTGGCTAAGGGTGAGGTTGACAAAAATTTGGAGTTAATTAAAATTGGGATGGAAGCGGCGGCATATAAAAAAGCTGCTTTTACAGATGCACTAACACAGCTTGAAAATCGATATGCCTTTGATATGTATTTAGAGGAAATTTCGAAAGAGCCACATGAAGATTCAATGAGAAATGCAATTTGTATTTTGGATGTAGACGGGTTAAAGTTTATCAATGATTCTTATGGACATTGGATGGGAGACCAATTAATTCGCAATATGTCCGAATGCATAGAAACAGTTTTTCATGATTCCGGGAGATGCTTTCGCATTGGTGGTGACGAATTTGCAATTATCTTAAAGGGAGAGCGGGAAGAGCTAAAAAGCTATTTATATCAACTCAGAAATGAAATTATCGATAGAAATATTAATAAACATAGCTTTTTAAGTGCATCTTGGGGATTGGCATTTCAGTCGGATACTAGAGGAAAAAGCATTTATGAGGCCTTTCAGTTAGCAGACGCACGAATGTATCAGGACAAGGAGCGAAAAAGAGCGAATAAAATGAGCACAGAGAGTAAAGAAGTTGTAAGTGATTAA
- a CDS encoding Rossmann-like and DUF2520 domain-containing protein: protein MDVVLYLWRWYDIKIGFIGPGKAGVNLARYFLHHGLTVSGFLGRTMENTHEACRITHTKVYKNLSEIVQENDVLWITTPDDTIPAIDYEISRLNVKGKSICHASGSLPSTVLRLSKEAGATVYSIHPIYAFSHKAVDIEELQSVNFSVEGQFSSENEDVVLQILKRIGNAYFVRNLKTSAMYHLANVFVSNLTLALLEIGVSYFQEIGLTEEESIYAAMPLIKGNIRNIEEKGFLSSLTGPVPRGDWKTVERHLDVVREEDQEIYKELSLHLLKLARIKGDREKLNSYDKVEHCLKGLEE, encoded by the coding sequence TTGGATGTTGTACTATACCTATGGAGGTGGTATGATATCAAAATTGGTTTTATAGGACCTGGCAAGGCAGGTGTAAACCTTGCACGTTACTTTTTGCATCATGGATTAACGGTAAGTGGTTTTTTGGGTAGAACTATGGAAAACACCCATGAAGCTTGCCGGATAACGCATACGAAAGTATATAAAAATTTAAGTGAAATTGTTCAAGAAAACGATGTTTTATGGATAACAACTCCCGATGATACGATTCCAGCGATAGATTATGAAATTTCTAGGTTGAACGTAAAAGGCAAATCAATTTGCCACGCCAGTGGCTCACTTCCATCAACGGTTTTACGGCTTTCCAAAGAAGCAGGAGCAACCGTTTATTCAATCCATCCTATTTATGCATTTTCCCATAAAGCTGTGGACATCGAGGAACTGCAAAGTGTTAATTTTTCCGTGGAAGGGCAGTTTTCGTCAGAGAATGAAGATGTAGTCTTGCAAATCTTAAAGAGAATAGGGAATGCCTATTTTGTGCGAAATCTAAAAACCTCGGCGATGTATCATCTTGCAAATGTCTTTGTGTCCAATCTCACCCTTGCACTTTTGGAGATAGGCGTGTCCTATTTTCAAGAAATCGGTTTAACGGAAGAAGAATCGATTTATGCAGCTATGCCTTTGATTAAGGGTAATATAAGAAATATTGAAGAGAAGGGCTTTCTGTCCTCCCTTACCGGCCCGGTTCCAAGAGGAGACTGGAAAACGGTAGAACGTCATCTTGACGTAGTTAGGGAGGAGGATCAGGAAATTTATAAAGAGCTTTCTCTTCATTTACTAAAATTGGCCAGAATAAAGGGAGATAGGGAAAAGTTGAATAGTTACGATAAGGTAGAACATTGTTTGAAAGGACTGGAAGAATGA
- the panB gene encoding 3-methyl-2-oxobutanoate hydroxymethyltransferase, producing the protein MKNTVLTFKEAKIQGKKLTMLTAYDYSMAKIIDESGINGILIGDSLGMVIKGDEDTLAVTVDEIIYHTKAVKKGAKNALIVSDMPFLSYHTSIEDAIYHAGRMVKEGGAHAVKLEGGANVLPQVRAIVAAQIPVMGHLGLTPQSVNAFGGFKVQGKSEETAKQLIADAVALEEVGAFSIVLEGIPAKVAELISKAVSIPTIGIGAGRECDGQILVYQDMLGMFDNFIPKFVKQYASVGKIMGEAIGMYIEEVEKGLFPEDKHTFKIDEEQLKKLY; encoded by the coding sequence ATGAAAAATACGGTTTTGACTTTTAAGGAAGCAAAGATTCAAGGTAAAAAATTGACAATGCTTACAGCTTACGATTATTCCATGGCAAAAATCATTGATGAAAGTGGGATCAATGGAATTTTGATTGGAGATTCCCTTGGAATGGTAATTAAAGGGGATGAAGATACTTTGGCGGTAACGGTGGATGAGATCATTTATCATACCAAAGCAGTGAAAAAAGGTGCCAAAAATGCATTGATTGTCAGCGATATGCCATTTCTATCCTATCATACCAGTATTGAGGACGCCATTTATCATGCAGGACGCATGGTGAAGGAGGGTGGTGCTCATGCAGTTAAGCTGGAAGGTGGCGCTAATGTTTTACCACAGGTAAGGGCAATTGTTGCAGCACAAATTCCTGTTATGGGACATTTGGGACTGACCCCTCAGTCAGTGAACGCCTTTGGTGGTTTTAAGGTGCAAGGAAAAAGTGAAGAAACAGCAAAGCAGCTGATTGCCGATGCAGTTGCTTTGGAAGAAGTCGGAGCGTTTAGTATTGTTTTGGAGGGGATTCCTGCTAAGGTTGCGGAATTGATTTCAAAAGCGGTTTCCATCCCTACCATTGGTATTGGTGCAGGAAGAGAATGTGATGGTCAGATTTTGGTTTATCAGGACATGCTTGGTATGTTCGATAATTTTATTCCTAAATTTGTAAAGCAATATGCTTCAGTGGGGAAAATAATGGGGGAAGCAATTGGTATGTATATTGAAGAGGTGGAAAAAGGCCTTTTCCCAGAGGACAAGCATACCTTTAAAATAGATGAGGAACAGCTAAAGAAGCTATATTAA
- the panC gene encoding pantoate--beta-alanine ligase, which translates to MLVESIKEVRNIIKQWRSEGLSVGFVPTMGALHDGHQSLMERAVLENDRVVTSVFVNPTQFGPNEDFEAYPRDIKRDYEVCKKVGVHVVFTPQAESLYFPDKSTTVHISGLTDVLCGSKRPGHFDGVCLVVSKFFHIIQPDKTYFGQKDAQQVAVIKRMVRDLNFDIEIVPCPIVREADGLAKSSRNVYLSHEERKAALVLSRSLESAKSILDKGERNASILKAAMLSCIIQEPLAKIDYVEVVDSEDLHSIYGEITHTVLIPIAVYIGKTRLIDNIIYEIS; encoded by the coding sequence ATGCTTGTAGAATCAATAAAAGAGGTACGAAATATCATAAAGCAATGGAGGTCAGAAGGGCTTTCTGTGGGTTTTGTTCCCACAATGGGTGCATTGCATGACGGACACCAGAGCTTAATGGAGCGGGCTGTTTTGGAAAACGATAGGGTTGTTACCAGTGTTTTTGTGAACCCCACTCAGTTTGGTCCAAATGAGGATTTTGAGGCATACCCCAGAGATATAAAGAGGGACTATGAGGTGTGCAAAAAGGTTGGTGTCCATGTTGTGTTTACTCCCCAGGCAGAGTCACTGTATTTTCCTGATAAAAGCACCACGGTGCATATTTCAGGCTTAACGGATGTTCTTTGCGGGAGCAAGCGTCCCGGGCATTTTGATGGTGTTTGTTTAGTGGTATCAAAGTTTTTTCATATCATTCAGCCTGATAAAACCTATTTTGGGCAAAAGGATGCACAACAGGTTGCTGTTATTAAAAGAATGGTTCGGGATTTGAATTTTGATATAGAGATTGTACCTTGTCCCATTGTCAGAGAGGCAGACGGTTTAGCTAAAAGTTCAAGAAATGTATACTTATCTCATGAAGAGCGGAAAGCAGCTCTTGTTTTAAGCAGAAGCTTAGAAAGCGCAAAAAGTATATTGGATAAGGGAGAGCGGAATGCATCTATTTTAAAAGCAGCCATGCTTTCATGCATTATTCAGGAACCATTGGCTAAAATTGATTATGTGGAAGTTGTGGATAGCGAAGATTTGCATAGCATTTACGGCGAAATCACCCACACAGTTCTGATTCCCATAGCAGTTTATATTGGAAAAACAAGACTGATAGACAATATTATTTATGAAATTTCTTAA
- a CDS encoding transcription initiation factor TFIIIB: MEKNKECPICGCNEIGEGLFSGYATMKPTNKFFTLGSNVVADVCTKCGHILSLRVTDPEKFK, from the coding sequence ATGGAGAAAAATAAAGAATGTCCAATTTGTGGATGTAATGAAATTGGTGAGGGCTTATTTTCTGGGTATGCCACTATGAAACCAACCAATAAATTTTTTACACTAGGTTCAAATGTCGTTGCCGATGTTTGCACTAAGTGTGGACATATCTTATCTTTAAGAGTTACAGATCCAGAAAAATTTAAGTGA
- a CDS encoding methyl-accepting chemotaxis protein, whose product MKSLKIKTKMAILMLLVALSGIGVAGTSILRMETQKDMFLETMEKEIRGEFDQKIKEQVESAVSVLQSVYNAHLQGVYTREEAEKIGLETLRNMRYGEDGYFWGDKTDGTCVVLLGKDTEGTNRGDAKDAAGFPFVQAIKEQALNGGGYTDFVFPRPGETEALPKRGYSAYFAPFDLVLGTGNYTDFIDTYIAEENEIVEASIQKSIIELLIIILICVGVSCSLGFYIVLSIVKPIAKLNKVTRTLAEGNLDAEVDMDSNDEIGQLAKSMVVLINRLKTYILYIDEISYLLEEIGRGNLNLTFQNSYEGDFWKVKQALIGTADMLNDTLVQINIAAEQVANGSEQVAAGAQALSQGATEQASSIQELSASMNEVSEHSSETARNAEEAKAISVASTDAIHRGNDQMNQMVQSMEEISNTSKEIGKIIKAIEDIAFQTNILALNAAVEAARAGEAGRGFAVVADEVRNLAGKSAESAKNTADLIEKSIKAVEQGANHVNETAVALADVVKNAEKSSQIIQYIADASEEQAASIAQVNLGVEQIAVVVQTNSATAEESAAASEELSGQSLMLKELIGKFRLKDFNDTADTKVDHVAPHTSIDSMQESFEGKY is encoded by the coding sequence GTGAAATCACTAAAAATCAAAACAAAAATGGCAATTTTAATGTTGCTGGTAGCACTTTCGGGGATTGGTGTAGCGGGGACATCTATTTTAAGAATGGAAACACAAAAAGATATGTTCCTTGAAACCATGGAGAAAGAGATCAGAGGGGAATTTGACCAAAAGATTAAAGAACAGGTAGAAAGTGCTGTATCAGTTCTACAAAGTGTATATAATGCACATTTGCAGGGGGTTTATACAAGAGAAGAGGCAGAAAAAATAGGATTGGAAACACTGCGCAATATGAGATACGGGGAGGATGGCTATTTCTGGGGAGACAAGACGGATGGAACTTGCGTTGTTCTTTTGGGAAAAGATACAGAAGGAACAAACCGAGGGGATGCAAAAGATGCTGCGGGCTTCCCCTTTGTTCAAGCCATTAAGGAGCAGGCTCTGAATGGTGGTGGTTACACTGATTTTGTATTTCCAAGACCGGGAGAAACAGAGGCGCTGCCGAAAAGAGGATATTCAGCATATTTCGCCCCTTTTGATCTGGTTTTAGGCACAGGTAATTATACAGATTTTATTGATACCTATATAGCTGAAGAAAACGAAATTGTTGAAGCCAGCATTCAGAAATCTATCATTGAGTTGCTTATTATCATTCTTATTTGTGTAGGTGTTTCCTGCTCGTTAGGGTTTTATATTGTTTTAAGCATTGTAAAGCCCATTGCTAAATTAAATAAAGTTACTCGTACCTTAGCCGAAGGAAATTTGGATGCAGAGGTTGACATGGACAGTAATGATGAGATTGGTCAGCTGGCAAAATCCATGGTGGTTTTAATTAATAGACTAAAAACCTACATATTATATATTGATGAAATTTCCTATCTATTAGAAGAGATTGGACGGGGGAATTTAAATTTAACGTTCCAAAATTCTTATGAAGGAGATTTTTGGAAAGTGAAGCAAGCGCTAATCGGCACTGCAGATATGCTGAATGATACCCTTGTGCAAATTAATATTGCCGCAGAACAAGTTGCAAATGGTTCAGAGCAGGTTGCAGCCGGCGCTCAGGCTCTTTCACAAGGGGCAACAGAGCAGGCCAGTTCAATTCAGGAATTATCCGCATCAATGAATGAGGTCTCAGAACATAGCAGTGAGACGGCCAGAAATGCGGAGGAAGCCAAGGCAATTTCCGTTGCATCGACAGATGCGATTCATCGTGGAAATGATCAGATGAATCAAATGGTTCAATCCATGGAAGAAATCAGCAATACCTCCAAGGAAATTGGAAAAATCATTAAAGCCATAGAAGACATTGCTTTCCAAACCAACATTTTAGCCCTAAATGCTGCTGTAGAAGCTGCAAGGGCGGGGGAAGCAGGAAGAGGCTTTGCGGTTGTTGCAGATGAAGTACGTAACTTGGCAGGAAAATCAGCCGAAAGTGCAAAGAATACTGCTGATTTAATTGAAAAGTCTATCAAGGCTGTAGAGCAAGGCGCAAATCATGTTAATGAAACAGCAGTGGCGTTGGCAGATGTTGTGAAAAATGCGGAAAAGAGTTCTCAAATTATTCAATATATTGCAGACGCCAGCGAAGAACAGGCTGCTTCTATTGCACAGGTAAATCTGGGTGTAGAGCAAATTGCAGTTGTTGTACAAACGAACTCTGCAACTGCTGAGGAGAGTGCAGCAGCAAGTGAGGAGCTTTCAGGGCAATCACTGATGCTAAAAGAACTGATTGGAAAATTTCGACTAAAGGACTTCAATGACACAGCAGATACTAAGGTAGATCATGTTGCTCCCCACACGTCCATTGATTCTATGCAGGAAAGTTTTGAAGGAAAGTATTAA